One genomic region from Cyanobium usitatum str. Tous encodes:
- a CDS encoding DEAD/DEAH box helicase: MTEHANGGSFACSVDIDAPLETAEINSVEDSSAEIKTEPAIASGFARFGFGPELLKALEAVGYQEPSPIQKAAIPELMLGRDLVGQAQTGTGKTAAFALPMLAALDPDQRKPQVLVLAPTRELALQVAEAFNGYASHLPGVRTLAIYGGADFRDQIHQLKRGVQIVVGTPGRVMDHMRQGTLDLSSLRALVLDEADEMLRMGFIDDVEWVLEQLPEQRQVVLFSATMPPEIRRISQKYLNAPAEITIKQKAADATRIRQRFLMVHAPHKQAALERVLEAETSEGVIIFARTKAITLTVAESLEQHGYDVAVLNGDVPQAQRERTIERLKSGQVDVLVATDVAARGLDVERISLVINYDIPFDSEAYVHRIGRTGRAGRSGDAILFLTPRERRFLGGMERAVGKPIEEMEVPSNATINQNRLDRMRTKLTNCLQTPASSEQERALLSEILQRVAQEQGSSPEQLALAALELSLVGKPLLLQGEENFQQVRQNGPGRDGGRDSGRDGGRDFGRDRGRGREMGREVGRDLGRGAAPRGERPVGPPEDHMERFRVELGWRDRIKPGNIVGAIANEAGLNGRSIGRIQIFDTHSTVDLPKGMPEDVFQGLRQLRVMNKPLQLSRFQG, translated from the coding sequence GTGACAGAACACGCCAACGGCGGCAGCTTTGCTTGCTCCGTCGACATCGACGCGCCCCTCGAAACAGCTGAAATCAACTCAGTTGAAGACAGCTCAGCTGAAATCAAGACAGAGCCAGCCATTGCCTCGGGCTTTGCCCGCTTTGGCTTTGGCCCAGAACTGCTGAAGGCCCTTGAAGCCGTCGGCTATCAGGAGCCCTCTCCAATTCAGAAGGCCGCCATCCCTGAGCTGATGCTCGGCCGCGACCTGGTGGGTCAGGCCCAGACCGGCACCGGCAAAACCGCTGCCTTCGCCCTGCCAATGCTGGCGGCCCTCGATCCCGACCAGCGCAAGCCTCAGGTGCTGGTGCTCGCCCCAACCCGGGAATTGGCCCTGCAGGTTGCCGAGGCCTTCAACGGCTATGCCAGCCACCTACCCGGCGTGCGCACCCTGGCGATCTACGGCGGCGCTGATTTCCGCGACCAGATCCATCAGCTCAAACGCGGCGTTCAAATCGTGGTGGGCACCCCCGGCCGCGTGATGGACCACATGCGTCAAGGCACCCTGGATCTCTCCAGTCTTCGCGCCCTGGTGCTAGACGAGGCCGATGAAATGCTGCGCATGGGCTTCATCGATGATGTCGAATGGGTGCTCGAACAACTACCTGAGCAGCGCCAAGTAGTGCTGTTTTCTGCCACCATGCCGCCCGAAATCCGGCGCATATCGCAGAAATATCTCAACGCTCCCGCCGAGATCACGATCAAGCAAAAGGCCGCCGATGCCACCCGCATTCGTCAGCGTTTCTTGATGGTGCATGCGCCCCACAAGCAAGCAGCTCTGGAGCGGGTACTGGAGGCGGAGACCAGTGAGGGGGTCATCATTTTTGCCCGTACCAAGGCGATCACGCTCACAGTGGCCGAATCGCTTGAACAGCACGGTTACGACGTTGCCGTGCTCAACGGCGACGTGCCCCAAGCCCAGCGAGAACGCACCATCGAGCGGCTTAAGAGCGGCCAGGTGGACGTACTGGTAGCCACCGATGTGGCTGCCCGCGGGCTCGATGTAGAGCGGATCAGCCTGGTGATCAACTACGACATCCCCTTCGATTCGGAGGCCTATGTCCACCGCATTGGACGCACCGGTCGAGCTGGCCGCAGCGGCGACGCCATCCTGTTCCTGACTCCGAGGGAGCGCCGTTTCCTGGGCGGCATGGAGCGGGCCGTGGGCAAGCCGATCGAAGAGATGGAGGTGCCAAGCAATGCCACCATCAATCAAAACCGGCTCGACCGGATGCGCACCAAGCTCACCAACTGCCTACAAACCCCAGCCAGCAGCGAGCAGGAGCGGGCCCTACTCAGCGAAATCCTGCAACGGGTTGCCCAGGAGCAGGGCTCCAGTCCTGAGCAGCTAGCCCTGGCGGCCCTCGAACTGAGCCTGGTGGGCAAGCCCCTGCTTTTGCAGGGCGAAGAGAACTTCCAGCAAGTGCGGCAGAACGGTCCTGGCCGCGATGGAGGCCGCGATAGCGGTAGGGATGGTGGCCGCGACTTCGGCCGGGACCGGGGACGGGGCCGGGAAATGGGTCGCGAGGTTGGCCGGGATCTGGGCAGGGGAGCTGCTCCCAGGGGCGAACGCCCCGTGGGTCCGCCAGAAGATCACATGGAGCGCTTCCGGGTGGAACTGGGCTGGCGCGACCGCATCAAGCCCGGCAACATCGTGGGTGCCATTGCCAATGAGGCCGGTCTGAACGGGCGATCCATCGGCCGTATCCAGATTTTCGACACCCACAGCACCGTGGACCTACCCAAGGGCATGCCCGAGGATGTTTTTCAGGGTCTCCGCCAACTTCGGGTGATGAACAAACCCCTGCAGCTTTCCAGGTTCCAGGGATAA
- a CDS encoding RNA recognition motif domain-containing protein, which yields MTIYVGNLSFQAEREDLLDLFGQYGEVRQCSLPLDRETGRKRGFAFVELADDAAEQKAIDDLQDVEWMGRMIRVNKATPREGGGGGGGGGGGRGGYGGGGGNRGGGGGGGYGGGGGGGNRW from the coding sequence ATGACTATCTACGTTGGCAATCTTTCGTTCCAAGCCGAACGCGAGGACTTGCTTGATCTCTTCGGCCAATACGGAGAGGTGCGCCAGTGCAGCCTGCCCCTCGACCGGGAAACCGGTCGCAAGCGCGGCTTCGCCTTTGTCGAGCTAGCCGACGATGCGGCCGAACAAAAGGCCATTGACGACCTTCAGGACGTGGAGTGGATGGGCCGCATGATTCGCGTCAACAAAGCAACTCCCCGTGAGGGTGGCGGTGGTGGCGGTGGCGGTGGCGGTGGCCGTGGGGGCTACGGCGGTGGCGGTGGCAATCGTGGTGGCGGTGGTGGTGGTGGATATGGCGGTGGCGGTGGCGGTGGCAACCGCTGGTAA
- a CDS encoding LCP family protein, with protein sequence MRTPPANRPRKRSKRGAVLLAIGVGLGGGLLLAGPLSELLSDNASGASNAITNPFAAWSGITNQDILLLGTDVGGGNTDVIASLRVDGGITRITQIPRDTYIEAEGYGPHKINALYSLGGTDLIKRELARKLGRPITHHVVVNLSAIRRMADALGGIEVNVPKRMAYTDNTQGLYIDLQPGLQNLKGQDLEGFLRFRYDEMGDIGRLERQQLALQALFRKLTRPEHLVRLPILLAAASKNLKTDLGPMELGGLITAMGSTQLETKRLGGRPFYQNDISYWDAEWPQPVLESSASDGSGEDGRYRFLF encoded by the coding sequence ATGAGAACCCCTCCGGCCAATCGGCCCCGCAAGCGCAGTAAACGCGGTGCCGTTCTCCTGGCAATCGGGGTAGGCCTCGGCGGAGGCCTTCTGCTGGCTGGGCCCCTCTCCGAACTGCTCAGCGATAACGCCTCAGGAGCAAGTAACGCCATCACCAATCCGTTCGCGGCCTGGAGCGGCATCACCAATCAGGACATCCTGCTGCTCGGCACCGATGTGGGCGGTGGCAACACCGATGTAATCGCCAGCCTGCGGGTGGATGGCGGCATCACCCGGATAACCCAGATACCTCGGGACACCTACATCGAGGCCGAGGGCTACGGTCCCCACAAAATCAACGCCCTCTACAGCCTCGGGGGAACCGATCTGATCAAACGGGAGCTGGCCCGCAAGTTGGGCCGGCCGATTACTCACCACGTGGTGGTGAACCTATCGGCAATCAGGCGCATGGCCGATGCCCTCGGTGGCATCGAGGTGAATGTGCCGAAACGCATGGCCTACACCGACAACACCCAGGGCCTATACATCGACCTGCAACCCGGCCTTCAAAATCTCAAAGGCCAAGACCTAGAAGGTTTTCTGCGCTTTCGCTACGATGAGATGGGCGACATCGGCCGGCTGGAGCGCCAGCAACTTGCCCTACAGGCCCTGTTTCGCAAGCTCACCAGGCCAGAGCATCTGGTGCGTCTGCCAATCCTGTTGGCCGCAGCCAGTAAGAATCTGAAAACCGATCTAGGCCCCATGGAGCTTGGTGGGCTGATCACCGCCATGGGTTCGACCCAGCTGGAGACAAAGCGCCTGGGCGGGCGGCCCTTCTACCAAAACGACATCAGCTACTGGGATGCGGAATGGCCCCAGCCGGTGCTGGAGAGCTCGGCCAGTGATGGCTCCGGGGAAGACGGCCGCTATCGCTTCCTCTTCTGA
- a CDS encoding NAD(P)/FAD-dependent oxidoreductase — protein MTVPAPADVVIVGAGVAGGVLALALRELGASVTVVAAPASHGLCSATELSYGALPGWPLAPTPLARLAAGASKRWRLLQERHGDLGWRPCRLRLHGAAAGWRPLSAWWPLPFAQVDSAVLAARLPLVLAAAGVTCKTCRVERLDRQPATGWRLSLSDGSDLQAPQLVLAAGAYCRQLWPLLPQRLRSSWAAALELASFPASLGRTAAWLPPSFGRVALERRAAGLSQPEWLVDGGLVPRAEGALLGQHTLVRPGLELGPAPPPLEVEGQLRQELAAQAWGAPLAAQPGHLRQAAVAFCSEGLPLVGPLAGAPGLWLFTGFSAGFSQVPVLAPLLAQALALEGAPAEAAVRRLQQLGLTGAF, from the coding sequence GTGACGGTTCCTGCCCCCGCCGATGTGGTGATCGTTGGCGCTGGGGTGGCTGGGGGGGTGTTGGCCTTGGCGTTGCGGGAGCTGGGAGCGTCTGTGACGGTCGTCGCTGCCCCCGCCAGCCATGGGCTTTGCTCCGCTACCGAGCTCAGCTATGGCGCTCTGCCGGGATGGCCCCTGGCCCCAACCCCCTTAGCTCGCTTGGCGGCCGGAGCCTCTAAGCGTTGGCGGCTCCTGCAAGAACGCCATGGTGATTTGGGCTGGCGGCCCTGCCGCTTGCGTTTGCACGGGGCTGCCGCCGGTTGGCGGCCCCTTAGTGCCTGGTGGCCGCTGCCCTTCGCCCAGGTGGATTCCGCAGTGTTGGCGGCGCGCTTGCCGCTTGTGCTGGCGGCGGCGGGGGTGACGTGCAAAACGTGCCGGGTGGAGCGCCTGGATCGGCAGCCAGCCACTGGTTGGCGGCTTTCCCTCAGTGATGGCAGCGACCTGCAGGCCCCCCAGCTGGTGCTGGCGGCGGGCGCCTACTGCCGCCAGCTCTGGCCGCTCCTGCCCCAGCGCTTGCGCAGCAGCTGGGCGGCGGCGCTGGAGCTGGCCTCCTTTCCGGCGTCGCTGGGCCGCACCGCCGCCTGGCTCCCGCCCAGCTTTGGGCGGGTAGCTCTGGAGCGGCGCGCCGCTGGCCTGAGCCAGCCGGAGTGGCTGGTGGATGGCGGGTTGGTGCCCCGGGCAGAAGGGGCCCTGCTAGGCCAGCACACCCTGGTGCGACCGGGCCTGGAGCTGGGCCCAGCGCCGCCGCCTTTGGAGGTGGAAGGGCAACTGCGCCAAGAGCTAGCGGCCCAAGCCTGGGGGGCGCCGCTGGCGGCCCAGCCCGGCCATCTGCGCCAGGCGGCCGTGGCCTTCTGCAGTGAGGGCTTGCCTTTGGTAGGTCCGCTGGCAGGGGCGCCTGGGTTGTGGCTGTTCACCGGCTTTAGTGCGGGCTTTAGCCAGGTGCCGGTGCTGGCGCCCCTGCTGGCCCAGGCCCTGGCCTTGGAGGGCGCGCCGGCGGAAGCCGCGGTGCGGCGCCTGCAGCAGCTGGGCCTGACAGGTGCCTTTTAA
- the psbP gene encoding photosystem II reaction center PsbP, which translates to MAVFCNQAGFRNRAVLRAYLPRLVALVLAGLLVACSAAAAGLNGFQSPDGRYAFLYPTGWTRVQVSGGPQVVFHDLINSDETLSLVISEVNPTNDLEKLGSAVAVGEQLRRTVIAPDGSGRQAELVEASERQEGPRTFYDLEYAVHLEDRDRHELATVVLDRGRLYTFAASTNEIRWAKVKDMFHQVVTSFTLLV; encoded by the coding sequence ATGGCTGTTTTTTGCAATCAGGCAGGTTTTCGCAATCGGGCTGTCCTACGCGCCTATTTGCCGCGTTTGGTTGCCTTGGTGCTGGCGGGGCTGCTGGTTGCTTGCAGCGCTGCGGCAGCCGGGCTCAATGGTTTCCAGAGCCCCGATGGGCGCTATGCCTTCCTCTATCCCACCGGCTGGACGCGGGTGCAGGTGAGTGGCGGCCCCCAGGTGGTGTTCCACGACCTCATCAACAGCGATGAAACCCTCAGCCTGGTGATCTCGGAGGTGAACCCCACCAATGACTTGGAAAAGCTCGGCAGCGCCGTGGCGGTCGGCGAGCAGCTGCGCCGCACCGTGATTGCCCCTGATGGCAGTGGCCGCCAGGCTGAGCTGGTTGAAGCGTCGGAGCGGCAGGAAGGCCCCCGCACCTTCTACGACCTTGAATACGCCGTGCACCTTGAAGACCGCGACCGCCACGAGTTGGCCACCGTGGTGCTCGATCGCGGCCGGCTATACACGTTTGCGGCCAGCACCAACGAGATTCGTTGGGCCAAGGTCAAGGACATGTTCCATCAGGTCGTCACCTCCTTCACCCTGCTGGTGTGA
- a CDS encoding pentapeptide repeat-containing protein — translation MPRQSTWVDRQQRRHDSRFFRLLDGSFLFRLALSGAAAMALLMVVNSYATCRNNRWAQGCLWRETEALISVGNVESLSIVTAAFLYVLEAQKRRQRDNIEAYELLMNCNASGVKWLVGRITALEILNSAGLPIDGQQLAGFDLRNLQAANGHWHNVNLEGSVLRGANLAGTDLSGANLRGADLRDADLRGAILVGADLEGAQLEGALMEGAQLDDAQVDRASLDSGAPNPS, via the coding sequence ATGCCACGCCAATCCACCTGGGTGGACCGGCAGCAGCGTCGTCACGACTCTCGCTTCTTCCGCCTGCTGGACGGCTCCTTTCTGTTTCGCTTAGCCCTATCGGGTGCAGCGGCCATGGCGCTGCTGATGGTGGTGAACAGCTACGCCACCTGCCGCAACAACCGCTGGGCCCAGGGTTGCCTTTGGCGGGAGACGGAGGCCCTGATCAGCGTCGGCAATGTGGAATCGCTGAGCATCGTGACGGCCGCCTTCCTCTACGTCCTGGAGGCTCAAAAACGGCGCCAGCGCGACAACATCGAGGCCTACGAGCTGCTGATGAACTGCAATGCCTCCGGCGTCAAATGGCTGGTGGGGCGCATTACCGCTCTAGAGATCCTCAACAGTGCCGGGCTACCAATCGACGGCCAGCAGCTAGCGGGCTTTGACCTACGCAATCTGCAGGCTGCCAACGGCCACTGGCACAACGTCAACCTGGAAGGGAGCGTGCTGCGTGGAGCCAACCTGGCCGGCACCGATCTGAGCGGAGCCAACCTGCGCGGTGCTGATCTGCGAGATGCCGACTTGCGTGGCGCGATCCTTGTAGGTGCCGATCTTGAGGGTGCCCAACTGGAAGGGGCCCTAATGGAAGGCGCACAACTTGATGATGCACAAGTTGATAGGGCCAGCCTCGATAGCGGTGCCCCCAATCCCAGCTGA